Within Caminibacter pacificus, the genomic segment ATTTTATTTGCTTTTTATAAAATATACGGCTATAATGTCAATGCAAATTTAATTTTTTAGGAATCACAATGAAAACAATTTATGTAGGAAACATCAACTACGACGCTACTGCGGAAGACTTAAAACCAATCTTCGCTGAATACGGAGAAGTTCTATCGGTAAAAATCATCAATGACAGAGAAACAGGAAGAAGCAAAGGTTTCGGATTTGTTGAAATGGAAAGCGGTGCAGAAACTGCTATTGAAGAACTTGACGGTAAAGAATTTTTAGGTAGAAGATTAAGAGTTAACGAAGCAAGACCAAGAGCTCCGAGAGAGTCTTAATCTCTTGCTTTTTATAATAGATATTTTAGTGTCTGCCACTTTATACTCTCGCTTTTTTCTTAAAAGTTACTTAATTTAAGCAAACTTTAAGCTTAGACTTGTAAAATTCCACACCAAATCACAAAAAGGATTAATATGAAAAAAGGTATCCATCCTGAATATGTTGAATGCAAAGTAAGTTGTACTTGCGGTCATACTTTTACTATTTTATCAACTAAACCTGAATTAAGAATTGAAGTATGCGACCAATGTCATCCATTCTACACAGGAAAAGAAAGAACTATCGATAGAGGCGGAAAAGTAGATAAATTTAAGAAAAAATACGGTCTTGCGTAATTGGTTACATTCACACCCACACCAATTGGCAATTTAGACGACATATCAAAAAGGGCTCTTTTAGCCCTGCAAAATGCTGAAATTATCTTCTGCGAAGATACAAGAGTCACAAAAAAACTCCTAAACTTACTAAATATTCCCCTAAACAAAGAATTTATATCAATGCACTCTCATAATGAAGATAAAGTTTTATCAAAAATAGACCCTCAAACGTTAAAATCAAAAGAAGTCGTTTATGTTAGCGATGCCGGAATGCCTGCAATAAGCGACCCGGGAAGCAAGCTCGTAAAATTTTGCCAAAAACACGATATTCCATATACGGTAATCCCTGGAGCGAATGCGGCACTGACCGCGTTTGTCGCAAGCGGATTTGAAGGAGAGTTTTGTTTTCATGCTTTTTTGCCGCACAAAGGTAACGAAAGAAATGAAAAACTAAAAGAAATTATAAATTCAAATAAAATAGCGATTCTTTACGAATCTCCTCATAGAATCGAAAAACTCTTAAACGAATTAAAAGAATTAATCCCTGATAGAGAAATTTTCCTCGCAAAAGAACTGACAAAAATCCACGAAACCTACATCAAAGGAAAAGCCAAAGATATTGAACTTAAAAACACCAAAGGCGAATGGGTCGTAGTGATAGATAAAGGCGAAAATAAGAAAACTTTAGAGCTCTCGTATGATGAAATTTCGGCTTTGCCTATACCTCCGAAAGAAAAAAGCAAACTCCTTGCAAAAATTTCCGAAAAAAGTGCAAAAGAAATCTACAAAGAATTAATCAATCAATAACACTTTTTTGATAAAATACTGATATGATAGTTTACGGAAAAAGAATAGTCGAATATATTATTCAAAAACACCCTGATATTGTTAAAGAAATTTTAATTGCAAAAAAGCTAAGCAAAAACGAACTGAAAAAATTTAATAAATTCAAAGTAAAATTTATAGATAACAAAACGGCTCAAAAACTTAGCAAAAACGGAAATCATCAAGGCTTTTTTGCAAAAATAGATTTTACCCCTCAAGAATGGGATATAACCGGTGATAAAATATTAGTACTCGAAAACGTAACCGATATGGGTAATATAGGCGCAATCACAAGAACCGCCTATGCCCTTGGAATCGATTTATTGATTATAACCGGAATAAAAGAACTAAAATGGGACAGAGTAATCCGAACAAGTTCGGGTGCGGCTTTGGATATGAAAATTTTACCTTTTAAAAACATTTTGGAACTTTTAAATATCCTAAAAACAAAAAAATACCATTTAATAGGTGCGGATTTGGGAGGAAAGTGCAAACCTTCGAAAAAAGAAAAGATAGCGCTTATTATGGGAAATGAAGGTGAAGGTTTGAGCAAAAGAGTAAAAGAAAAACTTGATGAAATTCTAACGATCGAAATGAAAAGAGAGTTCGATTCGCTAAACGTATCGGTTGCGGCTGGAATTTTAATAGATAGGATTACAAATGAGTGCTAATATATTCGAACAGTATTCGATTGAGGAAATTTCGAAGAGAACGAAAATATCGCCTATCTCTTTAAGATTTATCAAAAACAAAGAATACGAAAAAATTCCGAGAGTGAAGTTTATAGGTTTTATTAAAATTATCGAAAGAGAGTTTAAAGTTGATTTAAGCGATTTGATTGAAGAATTCGACCAAGCAAACAACACTCCTACAAAAAAAGAAAAAAACCAAAAAACAATAGAAGAAACACCAAAAACCACACAACATCAAACTTCCGAAATAAAAGAAAAAAAATCATATCTCGTTATTATTTTAGCGGTGATAATTTTAATAATAGCAGGAGCCATACTTTATAATTTCTCAAAAACAAAACAACCTCCGGTTGAGAATAACATTACTCAAAATGAGATTCAACAACCAAAACCTCAAAACGATAATAAAACAAACATCATCCAAGAACAACCTCAAAAAGAAACTGCAAACGAAATCCAAAAACCCGTTTCAACGAACACTCAAAACATAGTGCAACCCACTCCTCAAAATAACGAACAAAATATCGGAACTACAAACAACAAAAACACTACACCAAGTACCAATAACGTTTCAACAACTCAGAAAATTACAACTCCTAAAACAGCACCTCAAAAAGTACAAACAACATATAGCGTAACTATTATCCCGCAAAAAAGAGTTTGGTATAGAGCGATTAATCTCGATACGAACAAAACTATCGAATACCTCACAAGCAACCTTAAAACCCTGCCAAAAGGCAACTATTACATAAAATTCGGACACGGACTTGTAACAATCGAATATGCAAACCAACAAATCAACCCGGATACAAAAAAAATCGTTAGAATAATCCTAAAAAACGGAAAATACGAATATATTAAAAATCCACCGGCAGGATATCCGAAATGAAAAAGTTAATAATTTTAGTATCGATAATAAGCGCTCTTTTTGCTCTTGACGTTCAAAGTTTCGTAAAAAATCTAATAGGAGAGCAGAAATATCAGACCTATAAAAACCTAATTTCTCAAACGATAAACGAAAACAATGCCACAATAGAATCCATAATAGTTTCTTTAAAAGAAAACGGACTTATCGACTTATTTTTCGATAAACCCAAGATTTTCGAAACTTCTTTTGTTTTTAAAGACAACAATCCCGAACTTGACACTAAAATATTAAACGACAGTCTTAAGAATTTAGGATATTTTTATTTCTACCCGAGCGAAATAAAAACAAACGGAACATATGACATAACAATAGAAATGAATTCGGGACAATTTATCGATCCTCTTTTGTTTTTAAGAGAGATGAAAAACCATAACTGTATTATCCTAAATATTAAAAAAGACGAATATTACACCTATACAATCGACTGTAGCGATGCCGATTTAAATGTAACAAAACTAACTGATAACGTTCAAAACCTTACAAACACTCAAGGTGAATACTGGGTCGATACGAACGGATACTCAAAAGTGGTAATAAAAACATCAAAATATGATAAATGGTATCCATACGTTGTTTTTTATGACAAAAATTTGAATATTCTTAATATAATTACATCTAAAAATATTCAGAGAATCGTTACGGCAAAAATACCGGATGATTGTAAATACATAAAAATAAGAGACAACTACTCGAAAGAAAACATAAAAAGAGGAATATTCATTAAAGGAATAAAATGAACCATTTTGAAAGAATAGAAAGACTTCCTAATTACATTTTTGCGGTTATAAACGACTTAAAACTTCAAGCAAGAAGAGCGGGAGAAGATATTATAGATTTTTCTATGGGAAATCCGGACGGCCCGACACCCAAACCAATAGTAGATAAACTCATAGAAGCGGCACAAAAGCCGAAAAATCACAGATATTCAGTAAGTAAAGGTATTTATAAATTAAGAGAGGCGATTTGTAATTGGTACGCAAGAAGATACGGTGTAACATTCGACCCTGAAACAGAAGCCGTCGTAACTATGGGTAGCAAAGAGGGATACGTTCACTTAACTCAAGCAATTACGAACGTAGGAGATGTGGCAATCGTACCCGATCCTACCTATCCTATTCACTCATACGCTTTTATGTTGGCGGGTGCAAGCGTTAGAAAAGTAAAACTTACTTATAATGAAAAATACGAACTTATCGAAGATGAGTTTTTCGAGCAATTAAAACAAGCGATGATAGAAGCCGTTCCTAAACCTAAATTTTTAGTCCTAAATTTCCCGCACAATCCGACAACCGTTACGGTAACAAAAGACTTTTATCAAAGAGCTGTGGATTTCGCAAAAGAAGAAGGACTTTATATCATAAGCGATATAGCATATGCCGATATAACTTTTGAAGGATACAAAACTCCGAGTATTTTTGAAGCAAAAGGCGCAAAAG encodes:
- a CDS encoding RNA recognition motif domain-containing protein, with translation MKTIYVGNINYDATAEDLKPIFAEYGEVLSVKIINDRETGRSKGFGFVEMESGAETAIEELDGKEFLGRRLRVNEARPRAPRES
- the rpmE gene encoding 50S ribosomal protein L31 — encoded protein: MKKGIHPEYVECKVSCTCGHTFTILSTKPELRIEVCDQCHPFYTGKERTIDRGGKVDKFKKKYGLA
- the rsmI gene encoding 16S rRNA (cytidine(1402)-2'-O)-methyltransferase, whose product is MVTFTPTPIGNLDDISKRALLALQNAEIIFCEDTRVTKKLLNLLNIPLNKEFISMHSHNEDKVLSKIDPQTLKSKEVVYVSDAGMPAISDPGSKLVKFCQKHDIPYTVIPGANAALTAFVASGFEGEFCFHAFLPHKGNERNEKLKEIINSNKIAILYESPHRIEKLLNELKELIPDREIFLAKELTKIHETYIKGKAKDIELKNTKGEWVVVIDKGENKKTLELSYDEISALPIPPKEKSKLLAKISEKSAKEIYKELINQ
- a CDS encoding TrmH family RNA methyltransferase, translating into MIVYGKRIVEYIIQKHPDIVKEILIAKKLSKNELKKFNKFKVKFIDNKTAQKLSKNGNHQGFFAKIDFTPQEWDITGDKILVLENVTDMGNIGAITRTAYALGIDLLIITGIKELKWDRVIRTSSGAALDMKILPFKNILELLNILKTKKYHLIGADLGGKCKPSKKEKIALIMGNEGEGLSKRVKEKLDEILTIEMKREFDSLNVSVAAGILIDRITNEC
- a CDS encoding helix-turn-helix domain-containing protein, which translates into the protein MSANIFEQYSIEEISKRTKISPISLRFIKNKEYEKIPRVKFIGFIKIIEREFKVDLSDLIEEFDQANNTPTKKEKNQKTIEETPKTTQHQTSEIKEKKSYLVIILAVIILIIAGAILYNFSKTKQPPVENNITQNEIQQPKPQNDNKTNIIQEQPQKETANEIQKPVSTNTQNIVQPTPQNNEQNIGTTNNKNTTPSTNNVSTTQKITTPKTAPQKVQTTYSVTIIPQKRVWYRAINLDTNKTIEYLTSNLKTLPKGNYYIKFGHGLVTIEYANQQINPDTKKIVRIILKNGKYEYIKNPPAGYPK
- a CDS encoding LL-diaminopimelate aminotransferase, whose protein sequence is MNHFERIERLPNYIFAVINDLKLQARRAGEDIIDFSMGNPDGPTPKPIVDKLIEAAQKPKNHRYSVSKGIYKLREAICNWYARRYGVTFDPETEAVVTMGSKEGYVHLTQAITNVGDVAIVPDPTYPIHSYAFMLAGASVRKVKLTYNEKYELIEDEFFEQLKQAMIEAVPKPKFLVLNFPHNPTTVTVTKDFYQRAVDFAKEEGLYIISDIAYADITFEGYKTPSIFEAKGAKEVAVESFTLSKSYNMAGWRVGFLVGNPELIGALQKYKSWIDYGMFTPIQVAATVALREYKDLPKEIAKTYEKRRDVLIESFANAGWEIEKPKATMFVWAKIPEVARHLGSLEFSKRLLTEAHIAVSPGIGFGAYGDDYVRIALIENEKRIRQAAKNVKYFLKNLKENNG